The proteins below are encoded in one region of Buttiauxella gaviniae:
- a CDS encoding amino acid permease: protein MEKKLGLAALTALVLSSMLGAGVFSLPQNMASVASPSALLIGWAITGVGILLLALAMVVLTRLRPDLDGGIFTYAREGFGELIGFFSAWGYWLCAVIANVSYLVIVFSALSFFTDTPELRLFGDGNTWQSIVGASVLLWMVHFLVLRGVQTAASINLVATLAKLLPLGLFIVLAAMAFKLSTFKLDFSGIALGVPVWEQVKNTMLITLWVFIGVEGAVVVSARARNKNDVGRATLLAVLAALGVYLLVTLLSLGVIARPELAGMRNPSMAGLMVEMMGPWGEVIIAAGLIVSVCGAYLSWTIMAAEVPFLAATHKAFPKIFARQNKNGAPSASLWLTNLSIQICLVLIWLTGSDYNTLLTIASEMILVPYFLVGAYLLKVATRPLHKAIGLGACIYGLWLLYASGPMHLLLSVVLYAPGLLVFMYTRSTHTHEIRLNLKEKAVIMLVLVAAFPATWVLVK from the coding sequence ATGGAAAAGAAGCTTGGACTCGCCGCATTAACCGCATTGGTTTTAAGCTCAATGCTCGGTGCGGGTGTCTTTAGTCTGCCGCAAAATATGGCAAGCGTGGCGAGTCCCTCAGCGTTGCTGATCGGCTGGGCAATTACTGGCGTGGGTATTTTGCTGCTGGCATTGGCGATGGTGGTGTTAACCCGTTTGCGCCCCGATCTGGACGGCGGCATTTTCACTTATGCACGAGAAGGTTTCGGGGAACTCATCGGTTTCTTCTCCGCCTGGGGTTACTGGCTTTGTGCGGTTATCGCCAATGTCTCCTATTTAGTCATCGTTTTCTCCGCGCTAAGTTTCTTTACCGATACGCCAGAGCTGCGTCTGTTTGGGGATGGCAACACCTGGCAGTCAATCGTCGGCGCCTCCGTTTTACTCTGGATGGTGCACTTCCTGGTGCTGCGCGGCGTGCAAACTGCGGCCAGTATCAATTTGGTTGCCACCCTCGCCAAATTGTTGCCTCTGGGATTGTTTATCGTGCTGGCGGCAATGGCGTTCAAACTCTCGACGTTTAAACTTGATTTCAGCGGTATTGCGCTGGGCGTTCCAGTCTGGGAACAGGTTAAAAATACCATGCTGATCACTCTATGGGTGTTTATTGGGGTGGAAGGTGCGGTGGTGGTTTCTGCTCGCGCACGCAATAAAAATGATGTGGGCCGCGCCACACTGCTGGCCGTTTTGGCGGCATTGGGTGTTTACCTGTTGGTAACCTTGCTTTCCCTTGGCGTTATCGCGCGCCCTGAACTGGCAGGTATGCGCAACCCTTCAATGGCCGGTTTAATGGTTGAAATGATGGGGCCGTGGGGTGAAGTGATTATCGCCGCGGGTCTGATTGTTTCAGTATGCGGTGCATACCTGAGCTGGACGATTATGGCCGCCGAAGTGCCGTTCCTGGCCGCAACACACAAAGCATTTCCGAAAATTTTCGCCCGTCAAAACAAGAACGGCGCTCCTTCGGCATCGCTTTGGTTAACCAATCTCAGTATTCAGATTTGCCTGGTGCTCATCTGGTTAACCGGTTCGGATTACAACACGCTACTGACGATCGCCTCAGAGATGATTCTGGTGCCCTATTTCCTGGTGGGCGCCTATTTATTGAAAGTCGCTACGCGTCCGCTTCATAAGGCGATTGGACTTGGCGCTTGTATCTATGGCCTATGGCTGCTTTATGCGTCAGGTCCCATGCATTTGCTGCTTTCGGTGGTACTGTATGCCCCAGGTTTATTAGTCTTCATGTATACACGCAGCACTCACACGCATGAAATCAGACTGAATTTAAAGGAAAAAGCAGTGATTATGCTGGTATTAGTGGCCGCATTTCCTGCGACCTGGGTGCTGGTGAAATAA